From one Brachypodium distachyon strain Bd21 chromosome 4, Brachypodium_distachyon_v3.0, whole genome shotgun sequence genomic stretch:
- the LOC100821855 gene encoding uncharacterized protein LOC100821855: protein MAAAGRGAAHHDALTSRCLAFAEGVATMVSPVLLALALKDKWKSDVHEPSLPMAMLTAIAGATLFTGICPTLACCASERFPTACVRLPSVTRGLTATVSSACLLFIACWISYLSVVSDSFVFVVGFLSGIFLLLRAVSYWLPHDQQQQLPKLNHPEEGEDRKAKEKELCAMVDKSHEFMSGVTGILFLALEGMALEGLAMTSSATPAYNNPGTDSEHALLLRPHMSISFLVCAVGVVLIFLEMVPPRGAAKVLGLMYCADAAMAAGTGALLTAVVSTAMGKRKTKAGFLFLFFPFLIFIQLVYRVTINARNSINGRRTPGDLHAAENPVEEEEDGGEEEAKPAPMGLTKVTFTGFLVVSVKAISGGSPSGWTLCFLLFAAAAIVSGLSWRLLTHAQNKVKVGKAAADEAANVAAFCTHLCVAVATVLFAVVAWEAAAAGRDDERQHVSAAACAHVSQVTCVHLDKILDVQNVRNMCTCIDPCRN from the coding sequence ATGGCAGCTGCAGGTCGTGGCGCTGCTCACCATGATGCGCTGACGAGCCGTTGCCTGGCCTTCGCGGAAGGGGTGGCGACAATGGTGAGCCCGGTGCTCCTGGCGCTGGCTCTCAAGGACAAGTGGAAGAGCGACGTGCACGAGCCTTCTCTTCCAATGGCGATGCTCACCGCCATCGCCGGAGCCACTCTCTTCACGGGCATCTGCCCCACGCTCGCCTGCTGCGCCTCCGAGAGGTTCCCGACGGCTTGCGTCAGACTGCCGTCGGTGACCCGGGGTCTCACGGCCACCGTCTCCTCCGCTTGCCTCCTCTTCATCGCCTGCTGGATCTCATACCTCAGCGTCGTCTCCGACagcttcgtcttcgtcgtcggctTCCTGTCGGGGATTTTCCTCTTGCTCCGAGCAGTCTCCTACTGGCTGCCGCACGACCAACAGCAACAGCTTCCAAAGCTGAATCATccagaggaaggagaagatcgAAAAGCCAAAGAGAAAGAGCTGTGCGCCATGGTGGACAAGTCGCACGAGTTCATGTCCGGCGTCACCGGGATCCTCTTCCTCGCGCTCGAAGGCATGGCGCTCGAAGGCCTGGCCATGACCAGCAGTGCGACGCCGGCGTATAATAACCCCGGGACAGACTCAGAGCACgctctgctgctgcggccGCACATGAGCATCAGCTTCTTGGTCTGCGCCGTGGGCGTGGTCCTCATATTCCTCGAGATGGTTCCCCCCCGTGGCGCCGCCAAGGTGCTCGGCTTAATGTActgcgccgacgccgccatggccgccggcaccggcgcgcTGCTGACGGCCGTCGTCAGCACGGCcatggggaagaggaagacgaaggctgggttcctgttcctcttcttcccgtTCCTCATCTTCATCCAGCTCGTCTACAGAGTCACCATCAACGCTCGGAACTCGATCAACGGGCGCAGGACGCCAGGGGACCTTCATGCCGCCGAGAATCcagttgaagaagaagaagacggaggcgaggaggaggctaAGCCAGCGCCCATGGGGCTGACCAAAGTGACGTTCACAGGGTTCCTGGTCGTGTCCGTCAAGGCCATCAGCGGCGGCTCGCCCAGCGGCTGGACGCTCTGCTTCCTGCtgttcgcggcggcggccattgTTTCCGGCTTGTCGTGGCGGCTCCTCACGCACGCGCAGAACAAGGTCAAAGTGGGGaaagccgccgccgacgaagcCGCCAACGTCGCCGCCTTCTGCACGCACCTCTGCGTCGCCGTCGCCACGGTTCTGTTCGCGGTGGTGGcatgggaggcggcggcggctggcagAGACGATGAGCGGCAGCACGTgagcgccgccgcgtgcgCGCATGTCTCCCAGGTGACGTGCGTGCATCTCGACAAGATTCTTGATGTGCAGAATGTCAGGAACATGTGCACTTGCATTGACCCCTGCAGAAACTGA
- the LOC106866740 gene encoding uncharacterized protein LOC106866740 isoform X1: protein MNQRLIRQAQGAMKSDRMLQLPVTAFVCTGFAITNVPELLFDGYEVLLEFIQSCALIMMPFVLPYCYVVMGRRVPYILKWWNKLSRIVISLTNIQLDFNTFALAVMIFHASLCVIYLGWGTVKTFAYLWMPIFPFIGIEWFIKLRGPNTRTASIRLFIDTAGVVFMSYMVLLDISLSYLWLAIFPIIEITFIFKLCVELQGKANRPAGSSSSGASDHKYEEKTRKELPEQNMLLILIPFSALCLIALFIDDHAGAADMFAFSLFLLFLSTTLGALTYMAMRLPTGISPGIAPASQLLQKTSLLLLLVTGHTLVAELLGQNVVLICMPEVFPVLLWFSLHLDSDKPIISIDKMKPHKTTLSAVVVIFGCLVTYMDESWLYRCTTILVSCGVSGLLTHYVLFILCQWPRQQACKDMAFNISHPISKQAGKGKATASSEEVAQSKKQAAKGKSKATPSLEGPAQSKTRADKGKGTAALEEAVQSKQAGKGKETASFKEALQSKKQAGSFEEAVQLLKFWANSLLTLTAVLLVLECLVAFRLGLNVPLITTLEKLHKAYADVLTQISQYISIM, encoded by the exons ATGAATCAGCGTCTAATACG CCAAGCTCAAGGAGCTATGAAATCGGATCGGATGCTCCAGTTACCAGTGACAGCGTTCGTGTGCACTGGTTTTGCCATCACCAATGTTCCAGAGCTATTATTTGATGGATATGAAGTGTTGCTGGAGTTTATCCAGTCTTGCGCCCTTATTATGATGCCGTTTGTTCTTCCCTATTGTTATGTAGTCATGGGTCGTCGAGTGCCGTACATATTGAAGTGGTGGAACAAACTGAGCCGGATCGTTATATCCCTCACTAACATCCAGCTTGACTTTAACACATTTGCCCTAGCGGTGATGATTTTTCATGCATCGCTATGTGTCATCTACTTGGGCTGGGGAACAGTGAAGACCTTCGCCTACCTCTGGATGCCCATCTTTCCCTTCATTGGGATTGAGTGGTTTATCAAATTGCGTGGCCCTAACACACGCACTGCCAGCATCCggctcttcatcgacacggcCGGTGTTGTTTTCATGTCTTATATGGTATTACTCGACATCAGCTTGAGCTACCTCTGGCTCGCCATCTTTCCCATCATTGAGATCACTTTCATCTTCAAACTGTGTGTCGAGCTCCAAGGCAAAGCCAACCGGCCCGcaggtagcagcagcagcggtgcTAGTGATCACAAATATGAAGAGAAGACCAGAAAGGAATTACCAGAGCAAAACATGTTACTAATATTGATCCCGTTCTCGGCACTATGCCTGATCGCACTTTTTATCGACGACCATGCAGGTGCAGCTGACATGTTTGCCTTTTCCCTGTTCCTTCTGTTCCTGAGCACCACACTAGGGGCGCTGACATACATGGCGATGAGGCTGCCCACTGGCATCTCCCCTGGCATAGCACCGGCATCCCAGTTGCTCCAAAAGACCTcgcttcttctgctgctggtgACGGGTCACACACTGGTTGCAGAGTTGCTGGGTCAGAATGTGGTACTGATTTGCATGCCGGAGGTTTTCCCTGTGCTCCTGTGGTTCAGCCTTCACCTCGACAGCGACAAACCCATCATCAGCATCGACAAGATGAAACCACACAAAACTACTCTCAGTGCAGTGGTAGTTATTTTCGGATGCCTAGTGACCTACATGGATGAATCTTGGCTCTACAGGTGTACAACGATCTTGGTGTCTTGTGGCGTCTCAGGGCTTTTGACACACTATGTTCTGTTCATACTATGTCAGTGGCCGAGGCAACAGGCTTGTAAGGATATGGCTTTCAATATAAGCCATCCTATCTCCAAACAAGCTGGCAAGGGCAAGGCAACTGCCTCTTCGGAGGAGGTTGCACAATCTAAGAAACAAGCTGCCAAGGGCAAGTCCAAGGCCACTCCTTCTCTAGAGGGGCCTGCTCAGTCTAAAACACGTGCTGACAAAGGCAAGGGTACTGCTGCTTTGGAGGAGGCCGTCCAGTCTAAGCAAGCTGGCAAAGGTAAGGAAACTGCCTCTTTCAAGGAAGCTCTGCAGTCTAAAAAACAAGCTGGTTCTTTCGAGGAGGCAGTGCAGCTGCTCAAGTTTTGGGCAAACTCTTTGTTGACATTGACAGCTGTGTTGCTGGTACTTGAGTGTCTGGTTGCTTTCCGGCTTGGTCTGAATGTACCACTGATTACTACACTTGAGAAACTTCACAAGGCCTATGCCGATGTATTGACACAGATCTCTCAATACATATCCATAATGTAG
- the LOC106866740 gene encoding uncharacterized protein LOC106866740 isoform X2 — translation MKSDRMLQLPVTAFVCTGFAITNVPELLFDGYEVLLEFIQSCALIMMPFVLPYCYVVMGRRVPYILKWWNKLSRIVISLTNIQLDFNTFALAVMIFHASLCVIYLGWGTVKTFAYLWMPIFPFIGIEWFIKLRGPNTRTASIRLFIDTAGVVFMSYMVLLDISLSYLWLAIFPIIEITFIFKLCVELQGKANRPAGSSSSGASDHKYEEKTRKELPEQNMLLILIPFSALCLIALFIDDHAGAADMFAFSLFLLFLSTTLGALTYMAMRLPTGISPGIAPASQLLQKTSLLLLLVTGHTLVAELLGQNVVLICMPEVFPVLLWFSLHLDSDKPIISIDKMKPHKTTLSAVVVIFGCLVTYMDESWLYRCTTILVSCGVSGLLTHYVLFILCQWPRQQACKDMAFNISHPISKQAGKGKATASSEEVAQSKKQAAKGKSKATPSLEGPAQSKTRADKGKGTAALEEAVQSKQAGKGKETASFKEALQSKKQAGSFEEAVQLLKFWANSLLTLTAVLLVLECLVAFRLGLNVPLITTLEKLHKAYADVLTQISQYISIM, via the coding sequence ATGAAATCGGATCGGATGCTCCAGTTACCAGTGACAGCGTTCGTGTGCACTGGTTTTGCCATCACCAATGTTCCAGAGCTATTATTTGATGGATATGAAGTGTTGCTGGAGTTTATCCAGTCTTGCGCCCTTATTATGATGCCGTTTGTTCTTCCCTATTGTTATGTAGTCATGGGTCGTCGAGTGCCGTACATATTGAAGTGGTGGAACAAACTGAGCCGGATCGTTATATCCCTCACTAACATCCAGCTTGACTTTAACACATTTGCCCTAGCGGTGATGATTTTTCATGCATCGCTATGTGTCATCTACTTGGGCTGGGGAACAGTGAAGACCTTCGCCTACCTCTGGATGCCCATCTTTCCCTTCATTGGGATTGAGTGGTTTATCAAATTGCGTGGCCCTAACACACGCACTGCCAGCATCCggctcttcatcgacacggcCGGTGTTGTTTTCATGTCTTATATGGTATTACTCGACATCAGCTTGAGCTACCTCTGGCTCGCCATCTTTCCCATCATTGAGATCACTTTCATCTTCAAACTGTGTGTCGAGCTCCAAGGCAAAGCCAACCGGCCCGcaggtagcagcagcagcggtgcTAGTGATCACAAATATGAAGAGAAGACCAGAAAGGAATTACCAGAGCAAAACATGTTACTAATATTGATCCCGTTCTCGGCACTATGCCTGATCGCACTTTTTATCGACGACCATGCAGGTGCAGCTGACATGTTTGCCTTTTCCCTGTTCCTTCTGTTCCTGAGCACCACACTAGGGGCGCTGACATACATGGCGATGAGGCTGCCCACTGGCATCTCCCCTGGCATAGCACCGGCATCCCAGTTGCTCCAAAAGACCTcgcttcttctgctgctggtgACGGGTCACACACTGGTTGCAGAGTTGCTGGGTCAGAATGTGGTACTGATTTGCATGCCGGAGGTTTTCCCTGTGCTCCTGTGGTTCAGCCTTCACCTCGACAGCGACAAACCCATCATCAGCATCGACAAGATGAAACCACACAAAACTACTCTCAGTGCAGTGGTAGTTATTTTCGGATGCCTAGTGACCTACATGGATGAATCTTGGCTCTACAGGTGTACAACGATCTTGGTGTCTTGTGGCGTCTCAGGGCTTTTGACACACTATGTTCTGTTCATACTATGTCAGTGGCCGAGGCAACAGGCTTGTAAGGATATGGCTTTCAATATAAGCCATCCTATCTCCAAACAAGCTGGCAAGGGCAAGGCAACTGCCTCTTCGGAGGAGGTTGCACAATCTAAGAAACAAGCTGCCAAGGGCAAGTCCAAGGCCACTCCTTCTCTAGAGGGGCCTGCTCAGTCTAAAACACGTGCTGACAAAGGCAAGGGTACTGCTGCTTTGGAGGAGGCCGTCCAGTCTAAGCAAGCTGGCAAAGGTAAGGAAACTGCCTCTTTCAAGGAAGCTCTGCAGTCTAAAAAACAAGCTGGTTCTTTCGAGGAGGCAGTGCAGCTGCTCAAGTTTTGGGCAAACTCTTTGTTGACATTGACAGCTGTGTTGCTGGTACTTGAGTGTCTGGTTGCTTTCCGGCTTGGTCTGAATGTACCACTGATTACTACACTTGAGAAACTTCACAAGGCCTATGCCGATGTATTGACACAGATCTCTCAATACATATCCATAATGTAG
- the LOC104584800 gene encoding uncharacterized protein LOC104584800 produces MDQLMSRSRSFAEAMVVMICPVLLALALDKVELNSKLYGRVIPALMLAIAAAALITGICPLLACCFSETGVIPNAFFFFLGQPRPAPGVVAATTTLLAVPFASGCVLVLSCWFAQLVVDRWIAIAVCSAVAICVMARTAYYHHFERNYHDLQPIDNRSSEFYDMLNQSHEFLCGVTGIFFLGLETLALQGHEEVTSKAAAGNGRMVTAAAVGLGAPMGVLIVIVCSLGVFLMLFAMIPPEPFHKDGEIAVFTLALDSIMAAATLTVLVAIVHKLMGTVAFFLPGPLLAFFVYYLFLIMTTNPGPATPATAAAAVAPTTPPPPPPAAAAGGNDIKLASLELTRVTFTGFLAVSVAALATGAANDSPSKLVITNMFLLFAAGAIVFGLSWRLLSQMQVRTLGPGADLASSVNLASFCAHLCIVIATVLFTVMAGIGGTAGRNRSNPGAPAPDMHLHQSHAVLSSAKMFAPANVITGFTSVIFCFSRR; encoded by the exons ATG GATCAACTGATGAGCCGTTCCCGTAGTTTCGCGGAAGCGATGGTGGTGATGATATGCCCGGTGCTTCTGGCGCTGGCTCTGGACAAGGTGGAGCTCAACAGCAAGCTCTACGGCCGTGTCATCCCGGCCCTCATGCTCGCCATCGCCGCAGCCGCTCTCATCACCGGCATCTGCCCTTTGCTCGCCTGCTGTTTCTCTGAGACAGGAGTCATCCCCaacgccttcttcttcttcctcggacAACCGCGGCCGGCACCGGGTGTAGTGGCCGCTACGACGACCCTGCTGGCGGTGCCCTTTGCCTCGGGCTGCGTCCTCGTCCTCTCCTGCTGGTTCGCGCAGCTCGTCGTCGACCGATGGATCGCCATTGCCGTCTGCTCCGCGGTAGCCATCTGCGTCATGGCTCGGACAGCGTACTACCACCACTTTGAGCGCAACTACCATGATCTGCAGCCCATTGATAACAGGAGCAGCGAATTCTACGACATGCTGAATCAGTCGCATGAGTTCCTGTGTGGTGTCACCGGGATCTTCTTCCTTGGGCTGGAGACCTTGGCGCTGCAGGGTCACGAGGAGGTGACAAGCAAAGCTGCCGCCGGCAACGGGAGAATGGTGACAGCTGCTGCTGTCGGTCTCGGGGCACCCATGGGCGTTCTCATCGTCATCGTATGCTCACTCGGCGTGTTCCTCATGCTGTTCGCCATGATCCCCCCAGAGCCGTTCCACAAGGACGGCGAGATCGCCGTGTTTACTCTCGCCCTAGACAGCATCATGGCTGCCGCGACCTTGACAGTGTTGGTGGCCATCGTGCATAAGCTCATGGGCACTgtggccttcttcctccctggGCCTCTGCTGGCCTTTTTCGTCTATTACTTGTTCCTGATCATGACGACGAACCCTGGCCCAGCTACCCcagctactgctgctgctgctgttgctccaactacccctcctcctcctcctcctgctgctgctgctggcggcaACGACATCAAGCTAGCGTCACTGGAGCTGACCAGAGTCACATTCACCGGGTTCTTGGCCGTCTCGGTGGCAGCGCTCGCCACTGGCGCCGCCAATGACTCGCCCAGCAAGCTGGTCATCACCAACATGTTCTTGCTCTTTGCGGCGGGGGCCATCGTCTTCGGGCTGTCGTGGAGGCTGCTGTCGCAGATGCAGGTGAGGACACTTGGTCCCGGCGCCGACCTCGCTTCCTCGGTGAACCTCGCCTCCTTCTGCGCCCATCTCTGCATCGTGATCGCTACGGTTCTCTTCACGGTCATGGCCGGGATAGGAGGAACAGCGGGGAGAAATCGTAGTAATCCCGGGGCGCCTGCGCCTGACATGCACCTGCATCAATCGCATGCAGTGCTGTCTTCGGCAAAGATGTTTGCACCTGCAAATGTCATAACAGGTTTCACATCTgtaatcttttgtttttctagaAGATAG
- the LOC100837738 gene encoding dual specificity protein phosphatase 12 isoform X1: MAAAFSCDAPGPPAMPDLVRDRLYFGDINDAIAALTGPLPDGTDITHVLSVVSSASISFIADCRPGLSIPAEEVRRVVAGEDGAPPSAVAPGRLMRVVEKAGQGLRVTRMAVPLRDTEEENLLDHLEPCLDFIDEGRKEGSVLVHCFAGVSRSATIITAYLMRTEQKSLEEALESLKEINESVCPNDGFVEQLKLFEEMGFKVDTSSPLYKRFRLKLLGQSYKIGEKIGSHVLEDDPGVSRQPNPSQELSNIETNKTAYRCKKCRRIVAVQDNVISHTPGEGNSSFEWHDKRKGGHTYNKEKDCSSLYVEPLKWMTPAVEDGALEGKLSCIHCGARLGYFNWSGIQCNCGSWITPAFQISKSKVDISII, from the exons atggccgccgcctttTCCTGCGACGCGCCGGGCCCGCCCGCGATGCCGGACCTGGTCCGCGACCGCCTCTACTTCGGAGACATCAACGACGCCATCGCGGCTCTCACCGGGCCCCTCCCGGACGGCACCGACATCACCCACGTCCTCTCAGTCGTCAGctccgcctccatctccttcaTCGCCGACTGCCGCCCGGGCCTCTCCATCCCCGCCGAGGAGGTCCGCCGCGTGGTCGCCGGGGAGGACGGCGCGCCGCCCTCGGCGGTGGCCCCCGGGCGGCTGATGCGGGTCGTGGAGAAGGCCGGGCAAGGGCTGAGGGTGACGCGGATGGCCGTGCCGCTCAGGgacaccgaggaggagaacCTGCTGGATCACCTCGAGCCCTGCCTTGATTTCATTGAcgaggggaggaaggagggcaGTGTGCTGGTGCATTGCTTCGCGGGGGTCTCCAGGAG TGCTACCATTATCACGGCATATCTGATGAGAACAGAGCAGAAATCTCTGGAAG AAGCCCTAGAATCTTTGAAGGAAATTAATGAATCTGTTTGCCCAAACGACGGTTTTGTTGAACAG TTGAAATTGTTTGAAGAAATGGGTTTCAAGGTTGACACTTCAAGTCCTTTATACAAGCGCTTCCGCTTAAAATTGTTAG GCCAGTCCTACAAAATTGGAGAGAAAATAGGAAGCCATGTACTGGAAGACGATCCGGGTGTTTCTCGACAGCCTAATCCTAGCCAGGAATTGTCAAACATAGAGACCAATAAAACAGCATACCGCTGCAAGAAATGCAGGAGGATTGTTGCTGTGCAGGATAACGTTATTAGTCACACTCCTGGCGAGGGTAACTCTAGCTTCGAGTGGCATGACAAAAGGAAAGGTGGTCACACATACAACAAGGAAAAAGATTGCTCTTCTCTGTATGTCGAGCCTTTGAAGTGGATGACTCCAG CAGTAGAAGATGGTGCTTTGGAAGGGAAGCTATCGTGCATCCACTGTGGAGCACGCCTAGGGTACTTCAACTGGTCGGGAATCCAGTGCAACTGTGGCAGCTGGATCACCCCTGCATTCCAAATTTCCAAGAGCAAAGTTGACATAAGCATCATCTAG
- the LOC100837738 gene encoding dual specificity protein phosphatase 12 isoform X2 — MAAAFSCDAPGPPAMPDLVRDRLYFGDINDAIAALTGPLPDGTDITHVLSVVSSASISFIADCRPGLSIPAEEVRRVVAGEDGAPPSAVAPGRLMRVVEKAGQGLRVTRMAVPLRDTEEENLLDHLEPCLDFIDEGRKEGSVLVHCFAGVSRSATIITAYLMRTEQKSLEEALESLKEINESVCPNDGFVEQLKLFEEMGFKVDTSSPLYKRFRLKLLGQSYKIGEKIGSHVLEDDPGVSRQPNPSQELSNIETNKTAYRCKKCRRIVAVQDNVISHTPGEGNSSFEWHDKRKGGHTYNKEKDCSSLYVEPLKWMTPVEDGALEGKLSCIHCGARLGYFNWSGIQCNCGSWITPAFQISKSKVDISII, encoded by the exons atggccgccgcctttTCCTGCGACGCGCCGGGCCCGCCCGCGATGCCGGACCTGGTCCGCGACCGCCTCTACTTCGGAGACATCAACGACGCCATCGCGGCTCTCACCGGGCCCCTCCCGGACGGCACCGACATCACCCACGTCCTCTCAGTCGTCAGctccgcctccatctccttcaTCGCCGACTGCCGCCCGGGCCTCTCCATCCCCGCCGAGGAGGTCCGCCGCGTGGTCGCCGGGGAGGACGGCGCGCCGCCCTCGGCGGTGGCCCCCGGGCGGCTGATGCGGGTCGTGGAGAAGGCCGGGCAAGGGCTGAGGGTGACGCGGATGGCCGTGCCGCTCAGGgacaccgaggaggagaacCTGCTGGATCACCTCGAGCCCTGCCTTGATTTCATTGAcgaggggaggaaggagggcaGTGTGCTGGTGCATTGCTTCGCGGGGGTCTCCAGGAG TGCTACCATTATCACGGCATATCTGATGAGAACAGAGCAGAAATCTCTGGAAG AAGCCCTAGAATCTTTGAAGGAAATTAATGAATCTGTTTGCCCAAACGACGGTTTTGTTGAACAG TTGAAATTGTTTGAAGAAATGGGTTTCAAGGTTGACACTTCAAGTCCTTTATACAAGCGCTTCCGCTTAAAATTGTTAG GCCAGTCCTACAAAATTGGAGAGAAAATAGGAAGCCATGTACTGGAAGACGATCCGGGTGTTTCTCGACAGCCTAATCCTAGCCAGGAATTGTCAAACATAGAGACCAATAAAACAGCATACCGCTGCAAGAAATGCAGGAGGATTGTTGCTGTGCAGGATAACGTTATTAGTCACACTCCTGGCGAGGGTAACTCTAGCTTCGAGTGGCATGACAAAAGGAAAGGTGGTCACACATACAACAAGGAAAAAGATTGCTCTTCTCTGTATGTCGAGCCTTTGAAGTGGATGACTCCAG TAGAAGATGGTGCTTTGGAAGGGAAGCTATCGTGCATCCACTGTGGAGCACGCCTAGGGTACTTCAACTGGTCGGGAATCCAGTGCAACTGTGGCAGCTGGATCACCCCTGCATTCCAAATTTCCAAGAGCAAAGTTGACATAAGCATCATCTAG
- the LOC100838045 gene encoding U3 small nucleolar ribonucleoprotein protein MPP10 gives MAVDSGSPLAAEKGEAALQQLRQADPSLYLSPSANLAAAARAALKHLHSSLAVASPVQPPPLQDLLAGPEFDAEQIWSQSELLARPLLPHLHRQLRRLEHQAPPPEPSKPAEAEEEEEVSEDEEGGDGDDGDELNEAELEDIDDELESGEDEDEEEEEDDEEEETEELEGKAGNRVEDKFLKINELEKFLEQGEEAEYGGSSKEGEKKKKKKAGVNWMEDESDEDMDEDGDEDEDDDDLDLEDIEYDDDEEDGGKSGGDIRYEDFFEGKTKQQVKKRNGSTKKVQFKDELHEVKVDHTENDDGNVGPALEDEQGLSTHEKERLKMHAKIEQMEKASLEPSVWTMKGEVTASSRPRNSALEVDLDFEHNVRPAPVITEEVTASLEEMIKKRIAEGHFDDVEKPSTLPSKAPKEQKEMDENKSKKGLAELYEEDYVKEAGLAPAPLSISDELKKEANTLFKRICLKLDALSHFHFAPKPVIEDMSIQANVPALAMEEVAPVAVSDAAMLAPEEVFEGKGDIKEEAELTQAERKRRRANKKRRYAESHKDKPAESHKERPAKLQKD, from the exons ATGGCGGTGGACTCGGGCTCGCCGCTGGCCGCGGAGAagggcgaggcggcgctccagcaGCTGCGGCAGGCCGACCCGTCCCTCTACCTATCCCCTTCCGCtaacctcgccgccgccgcgcgggcgGCCCTCAAGCACCTCCACTCCTCGCTCGCTGTAGCCTCTCCggtgcagccgccgccgctccaggACCTGCTGGCTGGCCCTGAGTTCGACGCGGAGCAGATCTGGTCCCAGAGCGAGCTGcttgcccgcccactcctcccccacctccaccgccagctccgccgcctcgagcACCAGGCGCCGCCTCCTGAGCCGTCGAAGCctgccgaggccgaggaggaggaggaagtgtCAGAAGATGAGGAGGGTGGAGATGGTGATGATGGGGATGAGTTGAATGAGGCAGAGCTGGAGGACATTGATGACGAGTTGGAATCGGgggaggatgaggatgaggaggaggaggaggatgatgaagaagaggaaacgGAGGAGTTGGAGGGGAAAGCTGGAAACAGGGTGGAGGACAAGTTCCTCAAGATAAATGAGCTGGAAAAGTTTCTGGAGCAGGGGGAAGAAGCAGAGTATGGTGGGAGTTCCAAggaaggagagaagaagaagaagaagaaggcaggCGTGAACTGGATGGAGGACGAGAGTGATGAGGACATGGATGAAGACGGCgacgaagatgaagatgatgacgaTTTGGAT TTAGAAGATATTGAGtacgatgatgatgaagaggatggaggAAAATCTGGCGGAGATATAAG gtatgaggatttttttgagggaaaaacTAAGCAACAAGTCAAAAAGAGAAACGGTTCCACAAAGAAAGTTCAATTCAAGGATGAATTACATGAAGTTAAAGTGGATCACACTGAGAATGATGATGGAAATGTTGGCCCAGCATTAGAG GATGAACAGGGTCTTTCAACTCATGAGAAGGAGCGCCTGAAGATGCATGCTAAAATTGAGCAGATGGAGAAAGCTAGTCTTGAACCCAGTGTATGGACCATGAAAGGAGAG GTTACTGCTTCCAGCAGGCCCAGAAATAGTGCCCTGGAAGTGGACCTTGATTTTGAGCACAATGTAAGACCTGCCCCAGTAATTACGGAGGAAGTCACAGCTTCTCTCGAGGAGAtgataaagaaaagaattgcGGAG GGTCATTTTGATGATGTTGAAAAGCCTTCAACCCTGCCGTCTAAAGCTCCAAAGGAGCAAAAGGAGATG GATGAAAACAAGAGTAAGAAGGGTCTTGCTGAACTTTATGAG GAAGATTATGTGAAAGAAGCTGGCCTTGCACCTGCCCCACTTTCTATTTCAGATGAACTAAAGAAAGAG GCAAATACTTTATTTAAGAGGATATGCTTGAAGTTGGATGCACTGTCCCATTTCCACTTTGCTCCGAAGCCG GTCATTGAGGATATGTCTATACAAGCAAATGTGCCTGCTCTAGCAATGGAAGAG GTTGCGCCTGTAGCCGTTTCAGATGCTGCAATGCTTGCCCCGGAAGAAGTTTTCGAAGGAAAAGGTGATATTAAAGAGGAAGCAGAACTTACACAAGCCGAgcgcaaaagaagaagagccaaCAAGAAAAGGAGATATGCAG AATCACATAAGGATAAACCAGCAGAATCACACAAGGAGAGACCAGCCAAGTTGCAGAAAGATTAA